From a single Anaerolineaceae bacterium oral taxon 439 genomic region:
- a CDS encoding heme ABC transporter ATP-binding protein — MENERPYVVEMKGIRKEFPGMVANDNVNFSLRQGEIHTLLGENGAGKSTLMNILAGLYQPEAGSIKIHGKPVLLKSPKLAMQEGIGMIHQHFMLVRTQTVTENILLGLDDPKFVMNIHKYEKQVRALGKENNLEVDPAAFIWQLTVGEQQRVEILKMLYRGCDILIMDEPTAVLAPQEIEVLFNTLRTMTANGKSIIFISHKLNEILEIADRVTVLRHGKITAEDVSTRDITREDLASLMVGRKVIFSFDKNPCRCGGPVLDIRNISALNDKGLPALRNVSLHVCSGEIVGIAGVAGNGQTILAECAAGMRPTTEGTIHTDRLDIGKATIKQTIQDGIAYIPEDRHHVATAGNMSVANNVIMKSYDRKPISTGWKLNQPAVRTYAERLKDDYQISIPTIDKPMRLLSGGNIQRAILARELDNMKQLLIAVQPTRGLDVGAIEGIQRMILAQRDAGAGVLLISEELEELVTLSDRIYVMFEGQIMGEILDGDIRKIGLMMTGTRLEDIPDEDPAAVSQAETPEK; from the coding sequence ATGGAGAATGAACGTCCTTATGTCGTTGAAATGAAGGGCATCCGGAAAGAATTCCCCGGCATGGTCGCGAACGACAACGTCAATTTTTCGCTTCGACAAGGCGAAATCCATACGCTGTTAGGGGAAAATGGCGCAGGGAAAAGCACGTTGATGAACATCCTCGCTGGATTGTATCAGCCAGAAGCCGGCTCGATTAAAATCCATGGCAAGCCGGTCCTCCTGAAATCGCCGAAGCTGGCGATGCAGGAAGGGATCGGCATGATCCACCAGCATTTCATGCTCGTTCGGACGCAGACCGTAACCGAGAACATCCTTCTTGGGCTGGACGATCCGAAATTCGTCATGAATATTCATAAATACGAAAAACAGGTTCGCGCGCTGGGAAAAGAAAACAACCTCGAAGTCGATCCCGCCGCATTCATCTGGCAGCTGACCGTCGGGGAACAGCAGCGCGTCGAAATCCTGAAGATGCTCTATCGCGGCTGCGATATCCTGATCATGGACGAACCGACGGCCGTTCTCGCGCCACAGGAAATCGAAGTCCTGTTTAATACGCTGCGGACGATGACCGCGAACGGGAAATCGATTATTTTTATCAGCCACAAGCTGAACGAAATTCTCGAAATTGCCGACCGCGTAACCGTCCTGCGGCATGGAAAAATCACGGCGGAAGACGTCTCGACCAGAGATATCACGCGCGAAGATCTGGCGTCGCTGATGGTCGGGAGGAAGGTTATCTTCTCGTTCGATAAAAACCCATGTCGCTGCGGCGGTCCGGTCCTTGATATCCGTAATATCTCTGCGCTGAACGACAAGGGACTCCCGGCGCTCCGCAACGTATCGCTGCACGTTTGCAGCGGAGAAATCGTCGGAATTGCCGGCGTCGCCGGCAACGGCCAGACAATCCTGGCGGAGTGCGCCGCCGGAATGCGTCCCACGACCGAAGGAACGATCCATACCGACCGGCTGGATATCGGGAAAGCTACGATCAAGCAGACCATTCAGGACGGGATCGCTTATATTCCGGAAGACCGTCATCACGTCGCAACCGCCGGGAACATGAGCGTCGCCAACAACGTCATCATGAAAAGCTACGATCGAAAACCGATTTCGACCGGCTGGAAGCTTAACCAGCCTGCGGTCCGGACCTACGCCGAACGGCTTAAGGACGATTACCAGATCTCGATCCCGACGATCGATAAGCCGATGCGGCTCCTCTCCGGAGGGAATATTCAGCGCGCAATCCTCGCCCGCGAGCTGGATAACATGAAACAGCTCCTCATCGCCGTTCAGCCAACCCGAGGGCTCGACGTCGGCGCGATCGAAGGGATCCAGCGCATGATCCTCGCCCAGCGCGACGCCGGCGCAGGCGTACTCCTGATATCCGAAGAGCTCGAAGAACTGGTCACACTGAGCGACCGGATCTACGTTATGTTTGAAGGTCAGATCATGGGCGAAATTCTCGACGGCGACATCCGGAAAATCGGTCTGATGATGACCGGGACTCGTCTCGAAGATATTCCTGATGAAGACCCTGCCGCCGTTTCTCAGGCCGAAACTCCCGAAAAATAA
- a CDS encoding adenosine deaminase, producing the protein MKAESTFRRIPIGEVTRDLVAVAMGRMPADLMIINGRLVNVNIGQIQPDMDVVVKHGYVVYIGKDALSKIQRDDRTVVVDAAGRWVAPGLIDSHVHIESSMVDPVHFAAGCLAHGTTTICPDNHEITNVLGLEAVRLFHDVLKDLPIKSFLAMPVCVPAVAGLENTGAEIHGKEVAEAYRNGWAQLQGEEMNFPGVIYGDPGTHEILKASHDAGVVMTGHYSSMELDQGLNAFAAAGMNACHEVRSAEEVLKRSEIGFYSQLRYGSAWLDVPNTIRAYTDNPNADTRFLTLCTDDVNAATIAREGQMDRCVRVAIRNGVPPVTAIQMATLNNAQLIEKARRIGSIAPGRSADILILSDLVNFKVDQVYSDGVLVAENGKMTVELTPYSYPEAALKTMKLNPRKKSDFAIPAPSNDPQKIRVIEIRPGDVVAKELQLIVEPKDGFFVADADNDIAKGVIFYRHEPDPSIPPRGAGFIRGTKFRPGCAYASTISHDCHNLLVVGTDDDAMTLAANAVIEANGGIAIVVDGKIDAVLPLPLAGLMSLEPIGETALKLNAIEKALGKAGAVSESIEMTMSLIGLIVIPELRISNHGLVELKGSNPLKLVDLVVTD; encoded by the coding sequence ATGAAAGCGGAATCCACTTTCCGTAGAATACCGATCGGAGAGGTCACGCGGGATCTCGTCGCCGTCGCGATGGGGCGCATGCCCGCCGATCTGATGATCATCAACGGACGACTCGTCAACGTCAATATCGGCCAGATTCAGCCGGACATGGACGTCGTCGTCAAGCATGGATATGTCGTCTATATCGGTAAAGACGCCTTATCTAAAATCCAGCGCGACGATCGAACCGTCGTCGTCGACGCCGCCGGACGCTGGGTCGCGCCGGGCCTGATCGATTCGCACGTGCATATCGAATCGTCGATGGTCGACCCGGTTCATTTCGCCGCCGGCTGCCTCGCGCACGGGACGACAACGATCTGCCCGGATAATCATGAAATTACCAACGTCCTCGGCCTCGAAGCTGTTCGGCTCTTTCATGACGTGCTTAAGGACTTACCGATCAAGTCGTTCCTGGCAATGCCGGTCTGCGTTCCCGCCGTCGCCGGGCTCGAAAATACCGGCGCCGAAATTCACGGGAAAGAAGTCGCCGAAGCCTACCGGAACGGCTGGGCTCAGCTCCAGGGCGAAGAAATGAACTTTCCCGGCGTTATCTACGGCGATCCGGGGACGCATGAAATCCTGAAAGCGTCGCATGACGCCGGCGTCGTCATGACGGGGCACTACTCCTCGATGGAGTTGGACCAGGGGCTGAACGCGTTCGCCGCCGCTGGAATGAACGCCTGCCACGAGGTTCGCAGCGCCGAAGAGGTCCTGAAGCGCAGCGAAATCGGCTTTTACAGCCAGCTCCGCTACGGATCGGCTTGGCTCGACGTCCCCAATACGATCCGCGCCTATACGGATAATCCCAACGCGGATACGCGCTTCCTGACGCTCTGTACCGACGACGTCAACGCTGCGACGATTGCCCGCGAAGGGCAGATGGACCGCTGCGTCCGCGTTGCAATCCGCAACGGCGTCCCGCCGGTAACCGCGATCCAGATGGCGACGCTCAACAACGCGCAGCTGATCGAAAAGGCGCGGCGGATCGGCTCGATCGCGCCCGGCCGAAGCGCGGATATCCTGATCCTCAGCGATCTCGTCAATTTCAAAGTCGATCAAGTCTATTCGGACGGCGTCCTCGTCGCAGAAAACGGAAAGATGACGGTCGAACTGACACCGTATTCGTATCCGGAAGCTGCGCTGAAAACGATGAAGCTCAACCCGCGAAAAAAATCCGATTTCGCGATTCCCGCGCCCTCGAACGATCCGCAGAAAATCCGCGTCATCGAAATCCGCCCCGGCGACGTCGTCGCTAAGGAACTCCAGCTTATCGTTGAACCGAAGGACGGATTCTTCGTCGCCGACGCTGACAACGATATCGCCAAAGGCGTGATCTTCTATCGGCATGAACCCGATCCGTCGATCCCGCCGCGCGGAGCCGGCTTTATCCGCGGAACGAAATTCCGCCCCGGCTGCGCCTATGCGTCAACGATTTCGCATGATTGCCATAACCTGCTCGTCGTGGGAACCGACGACGACGCGATGACGCTGGCGGCGAACGCCGTGATCGAAGCGAACGGCGGAATTGCGATCGTCGTCGACGGGAAAATCGACGCGGTCCTGCCGCTTCCGCTGGCAGGATTGATGAGCCTTGAACCGATCGGGGAAACCGCTCTGAAACTGAACGCGATCGAAAAGGCGCTCGGGAAAGCCGGCGCGGTCAGCGAATCGATCGAAATGACGATGAGCCTGATCGGATTGATCGTTATCCCCGAACTCAGGATCAGCAACCATGGGCTGGTTGAACTGAAGGGCAGCAACCCGCTGAAGCTCGTCGACCTCGTCGTAACCGATTAG
- a CDS encoding ABC transporter permease, translating into MQLFQLLAAALSGGTVLLFGMLGGIFTETSGVMNLAIEGYMLLGATISYSVSASTGNPWIGLLMGAVSAAILGILHAIICVTLKADQVVSGLATNFVGTGVSLVLGANLSSLVGKVPLLPGIEFPGLLNYGWFGEGLYHLTKQNVMVYIGILIIPIAQWYLKKTRPGMHLRAIGENPEAADAMGVNVNGLRYVYAIFGAALAGIGGAAISIAIYSGWFSELTVNGRGWICVGLVIFAQWDPVRGALGAYFFGILSRLVLDLKIPSKLFGGLVANPFFLHPNYTFFLEMLPYIFTLVVMIIGANSARKKHIGTPSALGRPYSRGEKGK; encoded by the coding sequence ATGCAGCTCTTTCAACTCTTAGCCGCCGCTCTTTCCGGCGGGACCGTCCTGTTATTCGGAATGCTCGGCGGAATTTTCACCGAAACCTCCGGCGTCATGAACCTGGCGATCGAAGGATACATGCTTCTTGGCGCGACGATCAGCTACTCCGTCTCCGCTTCGACCGGGAATCCCTGGATCGGCCTGCTGATGGGCGCGGTTTCCGCCGCGATTCTGGGAATCCTGCATGCGATCATCTGCGTCACGCTGAAAGCCGATCAAGTCGTCAGCGGTCTCGCGACCAATTTTGTCGGAACCGGCGTCAGCCTCGTTCTCGGCGCGAACCTGTCGAGTCTGGTCGGAAAAGTTCCGCTCCTCCCCGGTATCGAATTCCCGGGCCTGCTGAATTACGGTTGGTTCGGCGAAGGCTTGTATCACCTGACCAAACAGAACGTCATGGTCTACATCGGGATCCTGATTATCCCTATCGCGCAATGGTACCTGAAGAAGACGCGGCCGGGGATGCACCTGCGCGCAATCGGTGAAAACCCGGAAGCGGCCGACGCGATGGGCGTTAATGTCAACGGACTGCGCTACGTGTACGCGATTTTCGGCGCGGCGCTCGCCGGAATCGGCGGCGCGGCGATCTCGATCGCGATCTACTCCGGCTGGTTCTCCGAACTGACGGTCAACGGGCGCGGATGGATCTGCGTCGGGCTGGTCATCTTCGCGCAGTGGGACCCGGTTCGCGGAGCGCTCGGCGCGTACTTTTTCGGAATCCTGTCGCGCCTCGTTCTCGACTTGAAAATTCCCTCGAAGCTTTTCGGCGGCTTAGTTGCCAACCCCTTCTTCCTTCATCCGAACTACACGTTCTTTTTGGAGATGCTCCCGTATATCTTTACGCTGGTCGTAATGATTATTGGCGCCAACAGCGCCAGGAAAAAACATATCGGTACCCCCTCCGCCCTCGGAAGACCTTACTCCCGCGGAGAGAAAGGAAAATAA
- a CDS encoding ABC transporter permease, translating to MTNKSTFSNRFRFPYHINIEERTDESPKWLSPILTLISVIAALIFSGILIASVGGDPLYTYSRMWNAAFGSWFALSDSFTKAIPLILCGTACALAFQMKIWNIGAEGQFFLGAFGASLVVLAPIVPEGSPSWVYIPVMMLSGMVFGALWGVIPGLLKARLNVNEIISTLMLNYIAIAWNNFFLFGMWSDKGFQMSKKFPKEALLTRLSDIAKTYDIKALRGMTLHLGLFFAIFMAIMIYIMIYKSKWGYEIKLLGESREVARYAGINISRNIVLIMVVSGAIAGLAGATEISGVVKRFQGSISDGYGYTGIIIAWLAKLNPLLTIPVSLFFGGLIIAGREIQPSGIPTMIQGIILVCLIAFDFFLNYRIRITSVSSSQSMIEEQKETA from the coding sequence ATGACTAACAAATCAACCTTTTCAAACCGCTTCAGGTTTCCGTACCATATCAATATCGAGGAGAGGACGGACGAATCGCCGAAATGGCTTTCGCCGATCCTGACCCTTATTTCCGTGATCGCCGCGCTGATTTTCTCGGGGATCCTGATCGCGTCGGTCGGCGGCGATCCGCTGTACACGTATTCACGCATGTGGAACGCGGCATTCGGGTCCTGGTTCGCGCTTTCCGACTCGTTTACGAAAGCGATTCCGCTGATTCTCTGCGGGACGGCCTGCGCGCTGGCGTTTCAGATGAAAATCTGGAATATCGGCGCGGAAGGGCAGTTCTTCCTTGGGGCGTTCGGCGCCAGCCTCGTCGTCCTCGCCCCGATCGTCCCCGAAGGCTCTCCATCCTGGGTTTATATTCCGGTCATGATGCTTTCCGGGATGGTCTTCGGCGCGCTCTGGGGCGTCATTCCCGGCCTGCTGAAAGCCAGATTAAACGTCAACGAGATCATCTCAACTTTGATGCTGAACTATATCGCGATCGCCTGGAACAACTTCTTCCTGTTCGGGATGTGGTCCGATAAGGGGTTCCAGATGTCGAAAAAGTTTCCGAAGGAAGCGCTCCTGACGCGGCTCTCGGACATCGCGAAAACCTACGATATTAAAGCGCTGCGCGGCATGACGCTGCACCTGGGGCTCTTTTTCGCGATCTTCATGGCGATCATGATTTACATCATGATTTACAAAAGCAAATGGGGCTATGAGATTAAGCTCCTCGGCGAAAGCCGCGAAGTCGCGCGCTACGCCGGGATCAATATTTCCCGCAATATCGTGCTGATCATGGTCGTTTCCGGCGCAATCGCCGGTCTCGCCGGCGCGACCGAAATCTCCGGCGTTGTTAAGCGTTTCCAGGGCTCAATCTCCGATGGCTACGGCTACACCGGGATTATTATTGCCTGGCTGGCGAAGCTGAACCCGCTGCTGACGATCCCCGTATCGCTCTTTTTCGGCGGATTGATTATCGCCGGACGCGAAATCCAGCCTTCCGGAATACCGACGATGATTCAGGGGATTATCCTCGTCTGCCTGATTGCGTTCGATTTCTTCCTGAACTATCGAATCCGGATCACGTCCGTCAGTTCCAGCCAATCTATGATAGAAGAACAAAAGGAGACAGCCTGA
- a CDS encoding integrase: MKTITQILRFRESIVKYCEKHGVSETARKYKVSRPTVYRWMKRYDGTQDSLRDFSHKPKSHPNQHTEEELKLIHNMRKRNPHAGLVVFWVKLRQRGYTRTITGLYRILCKSGKMAIKVKNPKYIPKTYEAMQYPGQRVQIDVKHVPPACIASNSFGSKKYYQYTAIDEYSRFRYVEGFDELSTFSSAAFLENMLKAFKFKVECVQTDNGSEFTNRFTSNRDRPTLFEQLLKQRGIVHKLIRPYTPRHNGKVERSHRKDNEYFYATHRFYSLNDFKKQLKVHNHWYNNFPMRPLAWLSPSQFLKIHLSNL, encoded by the coding sequence ATGAAGACGATAACACAAATTCTTAGATTCAGGGAGTCCATAGTAAAGTATTGTGAAAAGCATGGAGTTAGTGAAACAGCAAGAAAATACAAGGTCAGCCGCCCAACTGTATACAGATGGATGAAACGGTATGACGGGACACAAGATTCTTTGCGGGATTTCTCTCATAAACCTAAAAGTCATCCGAATCAGCATACAGAAGAAGAGCTCAAGCTGATTCATAACATGCGAAAACGGAATCCGCATGCCGGATTAGTCGTATTCTGGGTAAAACTGCGCCAGCGAGGATATACCCGCACCATAACAGGTTTGTACCGCATCCTCTGTAAAAGTGGAAAAATGGCGATCAAGGTCAAAAATCCAAAATATATTCCTAAGACATACGAAGCGATGCAATATCCGGGACAACGCGTTCAAATTGATGTCAAGCACGTTCCTCCCGCTTGTATTGCTTCTAATTCATTCGGAAGTAAGAAATACTACCAATATACTGCTATCGATGAATATTCTCGCTTTCGTTACGTTGAAGGCTTCGATGAGCTGAGTACCTTTTCCTCTGCTGCCTTCCTGGAGAATATGCTTAAAGCCTTCAAATTCAAGGTTGAATGCGTTCAAACCGATAACGGTTCCGAATTCACAAACCGATTTACCTCGAATCGCGATCGCCCCACGCTGTTTGAGCAGCTGCTCAAACAGCGTGGTATCGTCCACAAACTCATTCGTCCCTATACCCCTCGTCATAACGGTAAGGTCGAACGTTCACACCGTAAAGATAATGAGTACTTTTACGCAACTCATCGCTTCTATTCGCTAAACGATTTTAAGAAACAACTGAAGGTTCATAACCATTGGTACAACAATTTCCCGATGCGTCCTCTCGCCTGGCTTTCACCTTCTCAGTTCCTTAAGATTCATCTTTCAAACTTGTAA
- a CDS encoding BMP family ABC transporter substrate-binding protein, with product MVRKFSVLLVFVALLVAIVPAFAQGGVQIPEVVEGKTNVAVVLIGPINDGGWSQAHYDGAVYMKENLENANVVYLENVEEGTNSEQVFRSLAQKGFDVIFGTSFGFMDPMEAVAEEFEDTYFIHVSGYKSNGTNFGNLMGAMEHMKYLSGYLSGQRAAMDGETVLGYMYTFPIPEELRLGNAFMLGAKKTCPECTMIVTPINSWHDPIAEKEAAKALFDKGAYVVFTGADTPAPADMAKDYTDGNGKWGIPYDWSGSCVSERCLTLPYWNWGPIYASIVEGIVEGTYVPGRHYFDGDARGLGLVGFMEGEELPKGLQDMPEEALEYVRNYIADLEAGKIDRFDLFAGPIVDNKGNTVIAEGEKMEDSDLDTFDCSEMGCKYGMHWWADGIQAELP from the coding sequence ATGGTACGTAAGTTTTCAGTTTTGTTGGTCTTTGTTGCGCTTCTTGTCGCTATCGTTCCCGCTTTCGCTCAGGGTGGCGTTCAGATCCCGGAGGTCGTTGAAGGGAAAACGAACGTCGCGGTCGTCCTGATCGGCCCGATCAACGATGGCGGTTGGTCGCAGGCCCATTACGACGGCGCCGTTTACATGAAAGAAAACCTTGAAAACGCCAACGTTGTCTACCTTGAAAACGTTGAAGAAGGAACCAACAGCGAGCAAGTCTTCCGTTCGCTGGCGCAGAAAGGTTTCGACGTTATTTTCGGCACCTCGTTCGGTTTCATGGATCCAATGGAAGCCGTAGCGGAAGAATTCGAAGACACGTATTTCATTCACGTCTCCGGCTATAAATCCAACGGAACCAACTTCGGCAACCTTATGGGCGCCATGGAACACATGAAATACCTCTCCGGCTACCTCTCCGGTCAGCGCGCGGCGATGGACGGTGAAACTGTCCTCGGTTACATGTACACGTTCCCGATTCCGGAAGAACTCCGCCTGGGCAACGCCTTCATGCTCGGCGCGAAGAAAACCTGCCCGGAATGTACGATGATCGTCACTCCGATCAACAGCTGGCACGATCCGATCGCCGAAAAGGAAGCCGCGAAGGCGCTCTTCGATAAAGGCGCGTACGTCGTCTTCACCGGCGCCGATACGCCCGCTCCGGCCGACATGGCTAAAGACTACACGGACGGCAACGGCAAATGGGGGATCCCATACGACTGGTCCGGCTCCTGCGTCTCCGAACGCTGCTTAACGCTGCCCTATTGGAACTGGGGCCCGATCTACGCTTCGATCGTCGAAGGGATCGTCGAAGGAACCTACGTTCCGGGACGCCATTATTTTGACGGCGACGCCAGAGGCTTAGGCCTCGTCGGTTTCATGGAAGGCGAGGAACTTCCGAAGGGCCTTCAGGACATGCCGGAAGAAGCGCTCGAATACGTCCGCAATTACATCGCCGATCTCGAAGCCGGAAAGATCGACCGCTTCGATCTCTTCGCCGGTCCGATCGTTGACAACAAAGGCAACACCGTCATCGCCGAAGGCGAAAAGATGGAAGACTCCGACCTCGATACCTTCGATTGCAGCGAAATGGGCTGCAAATATGGTATGCACTGGTGGGCTGACGGAATTCAGGCCGAACTCCCGTAA